From Erigeron canadensis isolate Cc75 chromosome 5, C_canadensis_v1, whole genome shotgun sequence:
tttatatatataatctaccTAAAACATGGTGTGTAATCGATATGtgctcttttaatttatttattttattaaattaacttttttttagttgtatatagatttaattttcttattaaactctaactattggcttatatttacaaaataaattataaccttatttgaatggtgttttttcaataatataattgtttcttttctttatcaattgttcaactcttattacttatattacttataataataagttattaacatgaaaactataaaaaattgagtttacgctttgaaatcacaaggttatttgtcgtcatccactatgtttacaagttttgatttgatatgattgtaaaaatttaaggtaaatgcAAAACttaaactaaacatatattataattatcattactTATTACcgtttattataactttttttggaACGGCAAAATTTTATTAGAAAATGTAACTAGCAAGATACTAGTCACAAAAGTTAAGAATACGCTTACACTTCAAATCTAGATATCTCAATGCAACTTAATCTAGACCCTTCCCGAAGCATTAACTGCGAGGATTACAAAAAGAGTGAAAAACAAACTCCCGACCAACAAAGGCCGAAccaccggttttcacttcgTGGTATTTTTGGCGTAATCCCAACCATGCTTAGGGACCGATCGAAAAACACAAACTCCCAATcaactgtttattataacttaacttcgatcattggtttactttaaacacaatttatttcatacccaCTAAATCAAGTATAAGgcatatttgaatttctttatgatacgatctatatagctaccgtacattgtacgggtattaggactagtaatagtatatattaatgacCATAATTCAACCTTAAAAGAAACGATATcgcttaaaataaatatatataaaataggcgatatcacatttaatcacataatcccGTTTAGGGCACATAAGTTAACGAaacctaacgttaactaacTGAATAGTCAAATAatcaaacttgaaaagtttgagatgttacattttaattaaaaaaagatctTATTCTCATCCATTCGATCTTATTatagaaaatgaagaaaataaaaatcttgATTCTCATTTTCTAATGCAACTAAACAAAagaatattttttcattttttttcttcttcccaTTCCACTCTATCAAACACCCAACGGACTACTGACTTAGTCGAGTGTCGGATTTGGGTTatctaatacatatatatttatttttcaagtaTTAGTTCGGTTAAAAAGAAGGTAAACTTTAAAGAAGTAAAGACACGATTTCATGAAGGAAAAATAATGTAGATTATTTCCAATCTAACTTGAAAGACATTTAAATGTGAAAGAAAAGTTTACATGacaaatatagtttttaacttaaaaaaagtAACACATATAACTCACAAATTATAATACtttgaatttaaatattatatataataggtTACGTGTTAGAAACTTGGTAAGAAACCTGTGAACAACAATCTTAAGTTTAAACCATCGAATCTGTTAAAAAAACCTGTCAAAAAACCTGTTAAAGACACGGAACCtattaagacacgataagaaaCCTGTTAACAAGTCTTAACAGGTCTTGttgtgtcttaacaggttcctTAACATGTTTCATTTAGtacatatgtaattatgtatattaCAAGTCTTTTCGTATCTTAACAGGTTCAGACAGGTTAAGACACGACACATTGTTAAGACTAGACAAGAAACTTGTTAAGACCAGATCATGTGGGGTCGTGTTAACAAGTTAAAAGTGTGTTTCATCCTTGTGAGGACGATAACTTGAGTTTGGAAGCAAAATGCAAAGAGAGGAGGATGGTGAAACTAATTGAGGATATATTGTCGCATTTAGTGTACGATGCAATCAGTTGACATTCTATTTGCCAATTTTATTGGTTTGTTGTAAAATGATGACATGAAAATAATAGCTTCCTTTAATACGTATTCCATTAATAAGCTCCTTTTTGTGGTTTTATGTTCATTTGACGCTAACCTGAATTCTAAATTAGTTACATAATCGCCATGTTACAGGTTATTATCGTCACTACATATCCAATGGGCACCTTTCtagttttgtaatatatatatatatatatatatatggtaaagttattttgagaactttttttttgcgaaaacctttgagaacttttcaaatcaagtccaactgatgattgttctttatatgaaaattgttttttgactgttttctgaataacttatgtgtaggatgtttataattgtgtggaggtatggattatcatccgttatacaattatgtggagatttggattcttgatcacatgtgcacgaatattgctatgatcacatgtatgcaagtcgatcacatgtaatcatagcaatattcgtgcacatgtgatcaaaaatccaaatttcTACATAATTgcataacggatgataattcatgcctccacacaattataaacttcaaaattacacataagttattcagaaaacaatcaaaaaacaattttcatgtaaagaataatcatcggttggggcttgatttgaaaaattttcaaagattctcgcaaaaaaaaagattttcaaaataacttttcactatatatatatatatatatggttgtatTCATATGAATCCTttaaaaatgatggaaaccaagggactaatctcagcccttggatcaaccatcatcaaaatcccatcaaacatgattggttactccagtgaattactccggcgactgtgcaatcatatttgattggtctagccaatcaagcttgattggttactccggcgacattgtccaatcatgtttgattggtcaagccaaatcaagcttgattggtatTACTAAGACACTAACGTTGTCGAATCTTCTCCGGCGACACtgtgatttttccggcgagctCGAAAACAGTGTTTATtggctagggtttgtgcggaatgtgtttctgagtgatttggtacaagtttcatgcgttaattcgaagaaacaacaaagctataacgtttttaagttttccggtgagtttttcaagttttctgGCGAGTGTAGATCGGATTAATTTCTGGTCAGGGTTTGTTCACGGTGTGATTGTGAGTGTTTTGGTGTAAGTGtgatgttctaattcgaagGAACGAAGGTTTTATCGGCGTTTGAAAATTTCTGGCGAAGTTGTTGCATTTTCCGGCGGTTGTATCGCCtgagaagaaggaggaggagttggtcgccgtcgccggtcAGAGATAAAGGTGGAAATGGCCGTGGTTCAAGATCCCGTCGCCGGAGCCGTTGCCGGAAAAACGGGGGAGAAAGAGAGAatctatgtgtgtgtttgtgtttgtgtgtgtgtgtgtgtggtgggaGGAAGGAGACGACGGGAAGGGGAGATATCAAGGGTTGGGATTTATTTTTTAGGGGataatccaatggtcaagatttatcCCCTAGTTTCCAAAGAAAATTTAGGCCTCAAATGAacaaaacactatatatatatatatgtatatactcctttataaatatgtatatactcttttataaaattttttgccTTCCCTTAAAGTTAGTTTGGACATATAACTCAATTGCTCTTAATGAACCTAGGGGGCGTTTGGTAGAAGGGAATCattgagaatgaaaatgtaataaaaaatgaaaatagtaggaaagagaatgagtatttggaaagaaaataattacattgtttggtaacaacagagaatcataataagagaaatataaaaaataaacaaattaatatgaaatttttttttttaacaaaaactaattataatatcataatataaataattaaaattaataattaaatacatgagaaaaaagaaaaaaaaaaaggtaatttgatTCCATTCTCACCATTATTCACCATTTTGGAAGGAGTCATGAGAATGGAAATGATTCCCCCTTCAACATcttcatttccattctcttgtGTAACCAAATAAGGGAAGtgattctcattccatttccacCATTTCCATTTcaccctaccaaacaccccctagcTCCTAATATTGAAAGAGTTATTATTTAAACTTACCTATTTTATctttaatgaactaatttacaccctatttttattttataatttacactataaacttttattttctaaaatattttactaTCGCATTTACATCgattaaattataacaaactataACATTAAACAATGTCACCATCACCAATATTCATTGCCCTTACCACTCATTGGTGTATATATCAGTTATTTGTCGTCTTCATCACCAACACATTGTGAGTATCCCACTAATATAGAGCATGATTCATGTTGCTTGCACGTTTTGCTTTCACTCTTGTGATTGTTCGCGTAAATACGTACCACATGACAAATGACAAATTGTTTAATCTATTATTATATTCTAAATAACAAATTTAGAGCTCTATTTAAGTAGtatgtatatatcaaaatgtcAACATGCAATAGAACATATTtctcattaaaaacattattatgttatatatcatTACAATACATAGTAGataatcatataaaaattattatcattaaattttattaCAAGAAttgcatttattttttaatataaatatattcacaATCAactttttcttacttttacccatcaatttacatatacaattaaCAAAATTCACAGTATAACATATTACATTTGATTCGGTTAATCCTAAcataatatgtaattttcatcTCTTCCATAATCGGTATTACGAATATCGTAAGATAAGAAAGTTGCTTGGTCAAGTTTCGTGTACTGATCCTAATCCGTTAAATACTACtgtagttttttttcttctttttattggGGTTTGGATTCAATAATGGTATTATTATAGGATGAGGATTCCCTAAAGTTATAACTTTAGAGGTAAAACTGTTAATCTCAacccttaaattaaaatcaaaaatcaagattcaaaaataatcattaaatcttgacctttgatttcaatTCAACTTTCGAACTTTAcctaaaattatttaaatctcCATCTATTATTATATCCGTTCAAACACACTTACCGCTCTAGTGCCATTCCTATTTTCTATACGTGACCAACAAATatctattttcatttattttttttcatttattttgttGGTCTAACTTGAGAGGGAATCCCTTCCTTCATTTCAACAGATAGcttgtccaattttgacttttttttgtgtgttttccTTCTACTCCGACCACCGTGAATACCTTACCGTGATGGCGGCCACACCTGAAAATGCTACAAATGACATATCTTCTGATTCCGTTCTAGTTAATGATGATGACGAAATCAAATACGGATTCCAACGGCAAGAGATGTTCTCCGAAAATCTCTCTGGATCCGTTCATCCGTACGAACGTCACGTTTTTCTCGTGTATAAGACTTATCAAGACTGGCCTGCTCGCGTTGAATCTTCTGTCTCCGATCCGCTTCCTAAGCGTCTCGCTGGTGCTATTAGGGCTCGTAAGGATGATATGCCTGCTAAGGTACTCTCTCTTttcctatatgtatatatatatatatatatattaactgcTTGGTTTAGctttttgaaagttttaagtTCCGATTAGTGATCTGTATATATTTGACTTTTTTAGAGTTTGTTGACTATTTGCGAAGGCGGTGATGTGAGTGGTTTAATTGATGGCGATGTTTTGATTTTTCCTGATATGATTAAGTACAGGTACGTTTTGAGAATTTTAGTCAGCTAGggtttatatttgtatttttgtgtatatatatgtgtgtgtgtgttaggtTTAGGTTTTGAGGTTTTGCTTGACggttatgtatgtatatctgcGGTATGGTTGTCTTCGTAAATATTGAAAGCGGAATTATGCTTATGTTATTTGCCAATTGTTATGTGAATTTTGTTAGACAAGGTTAACTAGTTGACgattttgatttattgaaagcGGAATTAAGCTTATGTTAAACATTTGAAGATTTTGATTTAGTGGAATGTGATGCAAGCTAGGGTTTCAAattcagaatatatatatattgcaagcTGGTGTTGGATTTGATATAGATATCAGATTTAGTTTGATTGAATTCTATATGTATCTATGACTGGCTGTGTCGGTGAATTTTGAAAGCGAAATGATGTATGTCTTGTCTAATTGTGTTGAGAATTTTACTAAACATGGTTAAGCGGACGAAAATATTGAATTAGTGAAATGTTACATTTTCTGTGGTTCTAAGCTCagtatatatgtgtttgtacTTTGTCTAAGCTCATGTTGGATTGGATTATGTTCCAGATTTGTTTGATGGTTCATATGTGTATTTATGACCTGTTATTTTTTCAAATGGAAAGCAAAATTATACTTTAGCTCATATTTAAACTGTCATCAGAATTTTACAGACATGTTTGACCATATGGGAACAAATTCGTGAATTGTAAGGTTCATCAGGGTTCTGATTACAGAATATGTGTTTGCATAAGCTCATGTTAGATTCGGTTTAGAGTTGTCAGGATTTAAATGCAGTTCTATATGTATGTGCAGTCTGTTTTGTCCGTCATTTTCGAAGAATTTTACAGATATGCTTGACCATATGAGAACAAATTCTTGAATTGTAAGGTTTATCAGGGTTCTGATTAAAGAGAGTATGTGTTTGCATAAGCTCATTTTACACTCGGTTTTGAGGTTTCAGATTTTTGAATGCGGTTCTATTTTTATGTGTCGCCTTTTTTGTCCGTCATTTTTGAAGTTAAACCATGCATGATGTTATGTGCAAATTGTTGTGACAATTTCTGTACGTGCCTAGTTTGGTGAAGATTTTAAATAAGTGAAATGTAAGGTTTGCTGGGCCTTTAATTCCGTATAATATGTTTGTAGAAGTTCATGTTGGATTTGATTTATGTTTCGTGACTTGTTTAGCGATTCTGTATGTCTATATTACTTGTTGCTTTCTCAATTTTTAAAGTTGCTTTATATTCTCCTTATCTTCTTCAAATTGTTATGAGATATTCAAAAAACATGCTTAAGTAAATGGAAATTTTGAATCAGTGAAATGTGAAGCTAGGTATCCCTGCTTATGTAGGTTTGTTACACTGATATTTGAGTTAGCATATTATTTGGTATTTGTGTTTAACATTAGTTGATAAGTTCATGCCAGATTGCATTTAGGtttcatatattgttttacagttgtatttttttttatctgaaacttttttttcttttaattttgaaagtgAAAGTTCAGTTATGTCATCTACGAgtcattataataattttagttGATATGTTTAACAAGATGAAGGGTTTGAATAATTGAATCGTAAGTTTTGATAAGGGTTCAGAATTTTGTGTATATGTTATTGTGAAAGTTCATGTTTGCTGATATAAGTTTCAGATCTGGTTTGACGGTTTATATGTACATCTATGACGTGTTACTTTGTCAATTTAAAAGCGGAATTATACTTCAAGCCATGTGAATCTTTATGAGTACTATTTACTTGCTTAATTAGCTGAAATTTTTTGAATAAGTGATACCTGCTGATGTGGTTTTGATTGCTAATACTTCTGTTAgcatattattttttgttgacTCCTGAGTTTGAAGTTCGCTGCTGTTTTGCTGTTTTTCTAAGCTGTATACATTTGCATATATGAACAAGTGAAACCGGATTTTTTTGTGCCTGTGAAGCTACAGTATCACCTTGAAGGAACTGCATTATCTTTTTGCTTAAGTTAACTATGGCTAGGCAGTTTTGTGTATAAGATAATAGGTCATTACCATCATGCACCTTGTGTTGTTTTTTATTCGGAAATTCTTAGCTAcgttattgattttttttttttgtgattaaaGGGGTTTGGAAGAATCGAACATTGATAGCTTTGTGGAGGAAGTGCTTGTCAATGGTAGACCATGGGATTTTGCAACAGCGGAGGTTGTGACAGGTTCATACGTATTTGTGTGTGCTCATAACAGTCGAGATAAAAGGTGTGGTGTTTGTGGACCAGCTTTAATTGAGAAGTTTAATGAGGAGATAGAAGTGAAGGGACTGAAGGATCAGGTGTTTGTGAGTCCTTGCTCACATATTGGGGGCCACAAGTATGCAGGGAATTTGATAATATACAGTGCAGTTGAAGATGGGAAAGTGTCTGGGCATTGGTAAACCAGTTCAtttacatgttttttattttttacatatctTGTTTGTTTGCAGCCCTCTGTAAAGtcatttttcatatgtttatgtTCTTGTATTACAGGTATGGTTATGTTACCCCAAATGATGTGCCTGACTTGCTTGAAAAACATATCAAGAAGGGTGAGATCATTGAAAGGATTTGGAGGTAACCTCTTCCCATGTTATCTACTTGGTTCCATTGACTGTTGATTACTATTTTATATATCGGTTAGGGATTTTAGTTTTATAACCAGTCAGCACCCGTTGCAAGCAATTTTATGGGTATTTCTGGTAGTCCATTGTCGTTAAATATTGTTCATATGTTTTTGCCATTTggtgtttatattttatatctttgGCTTATTTTTAAACGATATTATTTGAGTTTAAACCTGTGGCATGATTATttcattataagtttataacctTGTTTAGGAACATCATCATGAATGAAGCAGAGCAGTAGTCTAAACCATTTGTATTCTACAGTTTGGGCGCtgcctttttatttatttcatttttctttctcaacaCTCAACAGCGGtaaggtgatgatgatgatagtgatAATGAACCAGTAATGATGATTTGATGCACTTGCCATCttagataaattatatataatacttcaTCTGAACTTGCTAAATGGATCATTCAATGCTGATCTTATGCTAAAGAGCATTGGAGATGCTATTGGGATCATGCTAATGTTGTTCGTTCATTGGATATGCTATTGGGATCCTTAATCCTATAACTGTGTTAATATCTTTACGTTAATTAGGTATGCTATTGGGATCGTTATGCGTAGCTCATGACCTATATGTTATAGTATTAGTAGGGTTTCTAGGTGGAAATTTTAGGAAGATTAATTATTTCGCATGATATATTATTGATATACTAGTTGAAGTTTGATAGtaacaagaatataaataatttgATAATTGTACCCTGATAATACATCCAGCTGGCTTGTGCTTAAATAGTAAAAGTATAAATGGCAAATTGGGTGGTCTTGGCTGTTCAAGATAGGGTGGTTTACACATGCCCATAACTTCGTATTCCTGTTTAAATGATTTCAaaattactattactatatGTAATCCTCCAGCAGAGATTTAGCTGGGCTTGGCTTGGCTGTGTGCTGGTTTTTTTAATTCTGTTTTGACCCGTTAGCTGTAAAGAGATAACCCaaatttattgattgttaaacaTTTGGGTCTATATTGGTTTCTCTTACTAGAAGTTCCGCTTAACTCAAGTACATGTCAAAatggatttaattaatttcaggGGCGAAATGGGGATTCCTCCTGTTGAAAAAACTGAAAAGGTTGTCAAACAGTCACTTCCAAATGGAAACGATACTAAGGCCAGTGAGACCGATAACATAAGCAGCATCACTGATGAGAAGGAAAATGCTGGAGGCTGCTGTCAAGGTGCTAATGGATTCTCATGCTGCAGAAATGAACGTTCAGAAACAAAAAAGGAGGGAAAGAAGGGGACCTATAAACTGAACTTCTTTACAAGAAAATGGGAGCAACATGAGATTTTTactgctgctgctgttgttgGGGCGGTGGCAACTGTAGCTGTGGCCTATAGCCTGTATAAAAGGTCGTCACGGTGAGTTTTTCTCCCATGGACTACCACTTCTGTGCTACTTGGCTTTTTTGGTGGATGGTATTACGACCCTATAACAGATTTAATATTCTATGTTGCAAATTAAGTGTCAAGATTGTAATCACTACAAAAAACACAAATGAGTTGATCTACTTAGCTCTTCTACGTTTACAAAAATAGTATTCAGTATATTACCCTGTTTGTAAGGGTACTGATTAGCATCAATCTGGTATATTGGTGATCCTATATGCTTGTTTCATTTTGAATTCAGGATACCATGTTACAAGTGATCAATAAATGGTATATGATATTAGATTAAAGGGGTTTTATACAGTGTTGATGAGTATGTTGCGAGATCATTTGATATTGTAATACAAATGATGTGATATCATTTGATTATGTGCTTTGAAATATgctttattatttttgaatgaCTGCTTATATTGTGGATATATGTGGCTCTATTCTTGGGTGTCATAGATATCTTGATGTTCTGTTTTTCAGTAAATCGTTTAGTAGATGAGAGATATAGTTGGTTTGTAGTTCTTGTTACTGGTAACTAGATATTTTTCGCTCGACCTTGATCTCAAGTTCATGACCATGATTAGATTAGTGTATCCTGCATTTTTTTTCTATCTAAATCTACTTAGGCCTTTGGAAATCTTGAATTGCTTCAGCTAGATTACAGGTGTGTTGGAGCAGAGTTGCAGAAGAACCGGGCCTAGGCTCCCAAAATGTATCGATATCTGGGCATGGCAGTATGCCTTAAACGAACCAGTTCCATTGTACTATATTTACacacaaaatgtttaaaatcaaaatgaaaCGTTCAATATTACTATAAAGAAGACATTCTGAATTGTATATCTAGACTGTCGGGACTAGTGAGTTAAGGACCAATAGCAATTCTCAGCCCTAAACAAAAATGTGTCTTGGTTTGACCTGGTCAGATCTCGTGCTCAGGCCTGTTTGGATATATTTGTATGGTCCCTTGGAAGTTTATAAATTGTAACAATATATAAGGATGTCAGCTACTCGGCTGAACTTGAAGTTGCATCTTGGATTGTTTACTAGGGTCTGCATTGAAAGTGGATTTATACCAAACAATTGTAAACCAGGTAAAGTTTAATAATAGTATATTGAGACATAGATTTGCAGAAGTAGAGTAGTTGCTAAAGCGGCTCGATGTGATAGTGTCAGTTGCCGGCGAAAGCTAAACACGAGACCTGGCTGAATGCTCGGATGTGTATAGTCAGGTAGATATAGAAACCTAGAGTCCGTGAGATAGTGACCAACTGACCatgagttgaaaaaaaaataaaaatctgaaATCAATACGTGTCTTTGACTTGTCATATAAATTGCTCAAGAATAGCATCGTGATCGTTTTGGCTCAATTTGCTTTTTAAATCTGACAATTTGTTACAGAAGTTACCTACTGGGGTTAAGTTCTTTCCTTGAGGTAATTGTTGACTTGATTCAAATATTCAAGTATAATTGTGTACTTTTAAGTAACTTGTGGTAAGATACAACATAGGTGGATTGGGTTGATTTGCTAATATTCTTTTCTCCTAGTTTACTAGAGGCACCGCTCGAATATGATAACAAAAACGATTTAACGTCATTATGAtagaaaaatggaaaataagaaGTTTGTAGACCTTTAGCAAGTCAGTTTGAACCCTTTCGACCGTTGTTTAGCGTAGAGTTCttcatacatatttatttaacttgttaaaatgTCGTCTTGAAATTACTCTTCTAACTATAATCAGCTGGAATTTAATTCCATACATGAAAtggataatatatatacatcacaAACATTGTGAACTTGTTTTTTCCTACATAAGAAGATTCATCATGTAGTAAGCCTAGCAATCATCTCCTCCATCATTCCAAGCTCCATTTCTCCCATTTCACCTCTATCAATCTCCCCCATTACCTGCTCGAAAACCACATTCTTTGATCTTTCACTTCTACAGTTACCTGAACAATCCCTCAAAAGCCGAAGCAGTGATTTTGCTTTTCCTTTAGCTCGTTTTGTTCCATCAATACTAAGCTCTAGTAATCCAGGAATCGCCCCTTCTCTTAAAATCATCCCCCTGTATTTTTCCTTACCACTCTCGCATATCATTAACAGTATCCCAACTGCATACTCCTTAGACTGCTTTGAACCTTCTTCTATAGTCTCGACAAGTTCCTGAATCCCGACATTGGTCAAACCGATCTCTCTCAGGGCAACATCCGATACAGAAACAATGTTTTCAAGTAAACCCATTGATTTTTCAActaattttgatgatttttcagACTCGTTAATGAGATGGATTAAACAAGATGATGTATATGATAAGAGAGCGGTGGGAATCCACGGTGATAGGTTATGGAGAGTGACTATGATATCGAGGTTTACTTGGGTGTTATTGTTTTTAAGAAGTGTTTCATTTAGAACTTGAATGGCACCCGAGTCTGCCATTGATGGTTTGTTTGCTGAGCATGATGATAAGACCAAAAGTGCTGCTATTGCATGATCCACCAATGGATGGATTTCAGATTGTATGATGTTTAAAAGTAGAGGAATTGCTCCTGACTTTGCAATCCAAATCTTGTTTCTGTAAACGTAACACACTAAGTATTAGTTACAGTAGCAGAGTTGGATAAGCCGAGTCAGAATATACATAAAATCGATCAAGTGTACATACTTAATCATCaagtgtttatatataatgTTGTATGAGAGCACAAGAAATAAGTCAAACCTTTCACTGCCATATGCAAGACTGAGCAGAGCAAAAATTGCAGACTCTACGGATTTTAAATCTCGAGAGGCATGAAGCATGGAGACAATAGGAGGAATGGCTCCATTATCAACCAATCTCTGTCTCTGCTTGTTCGTGAGATGTATAACCGTCTCAGCAGCCACAACCTTGGCTTCATGATCACCGAATAAAAGTGCTTGCACGACCTGAACTTCAGCCATGATTTCGggtatgtactttttttttttttttgtgatatgGTATGCAAATGAAGCAAGTTAATATAGGAGAGTATATATTAGTTACTTGACTTGATGTTGCAAGTAGTCtgatatgcttttttttttgttcctttAATGAGTAAATTTGGAAGAGAAGCAAAGGCTACTATTCCCCATGGACCATATGTTAAATTAGGCAACTTTTTCCGGCGACTGTTTAGAGTTGGGGATTGGGATCTTTTTGAAACTTTCTTTATATAGAAGAGACTGCACTAGCTTtcatgtaaataaataaactatccCATGTGTATAAATTCATCCTCTATTGCCATTTCTATTATTTAAACTTCTATATGAACAAGATTTTACTATTCGCAGCCTAAAACGCAACTGTGTGTGACTTACACTCCATTCTTCGGTTTATTTTTGATCGGATAAGATAAAAAAGGATTGGAAAAGTTTAAGTTTCTctattcttaaatttttttagataagaaaagaaagcaaATGATAAGAAAAAGCAAGGGTTTTTTGTTCTAATACTAGTTAATcaaacccgggttcaacccgagtTTTTGAACTAAAATCGGTTCTAACCCGAACATTTTCCGTTaatttattggaaaaaaaatcggatcaatattagaaaaaaaaacttgaaaactttaaaattttaacaaaaaaataata
This genomic window contains:
- the LOC122599461 gene encoding altered inheritance of mitochondria protein 32-like, coding for MAATPENATNDISSDSVLVNDDDEIKYGFQRQEMFSENLSGSVHPYERHVFLVYKTYQDWPARVESSVSDPLPKRLAGAIRARKDDMPAKSLLTICEGGDVSGLIDGDVLIFPDMIKYRGLEESNIDSFVEEVLVNGRPWDFATAEVVTGSYVFVCAHNSRDKRCGVCGPALIEKFNEEIEVKGLKDQVFVSPCSHIGGHKYAGNLIIYSAVEDGKVSGHWYGYVTPNDVPDLLEKHIKKGEIIERIWRGEMGIPPVEKTEKVVKQSLPNGNDTKASETDNISSITDEKENAGGCCQGANGFSCCRNERSETKKEGKKGTYKLNFFTRKWEQHEIFTAAAVVGAVATVAVAYSLYKRSSR
- the LOC122600512 gene encoding U-box domain-containing protein 3-like, which translates into the protein MAEVQVVQALLFGDHEAKVVAAETVIHLTNKQRQRLVDNGAIPPIVSMLHASRDLKSVESAIFALLSLAYGSERNKIWIAKSGAIPLLLNIIQSEIHPLVDHAIAALLVLSSCSANKPSMADSGAIQVLNETLLKNNNTQVNLDIIVTLHNLSPWIPTALLSYTSSCLIHLINESEKSSKLVEKSMGLLENIVSVSDVALREIGLTNVGIQELVETIEEGSKQSKEYAVGILLMICESGKEKYRGMILREGAIPGLLELSIDGTKRAKGKAKSLLRLLRDCSGNCRSERSKNVVFEQVMGEIDRGEMGEMELGMMEEMIARLTT